The proteins below come from a single Chryseobacterium sp. MA9 genomic window:
- the dinB gene encoding DNA polymerase IV has product MDFSLPLRKIIHVDMDAFYASVEQHDNPTLKGKPIAVGGQHRGVVAAASYEARKYGVRSAMPSKTAKEKCPQLIFVPPRFARYKEISKKIREIFYEYTDLVEPLSLDEAYLDVTENKKGMESANLIAKEIRQKIFEQTGLTASAGISVNKFLAKVASDINKPNGQKTIHPDKIEHFLEELPVEKFYGVGKVTANKMFSLGIYKGKDLKKRSLEDLVRLFGKSGKHYYNVVRGIHTSEVKPHRIQKSVAVERTFFEDLLDEQQINEKLESLAEEIHQRLQKNNILGRTLTLKIKYKDFSLFTRSITREDYFSSPEQYYNTGKKLWELRPFDKAVRLLGLSLSQLNTEEKKQVSVQLKIPFEEFENE; this is encoded by the coding sequence ATGGATTTTTCTTTGCCTCTTCGTAAAATTATTCATGTGGACATGGACGCATTCTATGCTTCTGTGGAGCAGCATGATAATCCTACGTTGAAAGGCAAGCCAATAGCCGTAGGAGGACAGCACCGTGGTGTAGTGGCAGCCGCAAGCTATGAAGCCAGAAAATATGGTGTGCGTTCCGCAATGCCTAGTAAAACTGCCAAAGAAAAATGTCCACAGCTTATTTTTGTTCCACCCCGATTTGCCAGATATAAAGAGATTTCCAAAAAGATCCGGGAGATTTTCTATGAATATACTGATCTGGTAGAACCTCTCTCTCTGGATGAAGCCTATCTGGATGTCACCGAAAATAAAAAAGGAATGGAATCTGCCAACCTCATCGCCAAAGAAATCCGTCAGAAAATTTTTGAACAGACGGGTCTTACAGCGTCTGCAGGCATTTCGGTTAATAAGTTTCTGGCTAAAGTAGCTTCAGACATCAATAAACCGAATGGCCAGAAAACCATTCATCCTGATAAAATAGAGCATTTTCTGGAAGAATTACCTGTGGAAAAATTTTATGGTGTTGGAAAAGTTACGGCTAACAAAATGTTTAGTTTAGGAATTTATAAAGGAAAAGATTTAAAAAAGAGATCACTTGAAGATCTGGTAAGACTTTTCGGGAAATCCGGGAAGCATTATTACAATGTAGTACGCGGTATTCATACTTCAGAAGTAAAACCTCATCGTATTCAGAAAAGTGTGGCTGTGGAAAGAACATTTTTTGAGGATCTTCTGGATGAACAGCAGATCAATGAGAAGCTGGAAAGTCTTGCAGAGGAAATCCATCAAAGATTACAGAAAAATAATATTCTTGGAAGGACTTTAACGTTAAAAATAAAATATAAAGATTTCTCTCTTTTCACAAGAAGCATAACAAGAGAAGATTATTTTTCGTCTCCTGAACAGTATTACAATACCGGGAAAAAACTTTGGGAGCTCCGTCCTTTTGACAAAGCGGTACGCCTGCTCGGATTGTCTCTCTCTCAACTGAATACTGAAGAAAAAAAGCAGGTTTCCGTTCAACTAAAAATCCCGTTTGAGGAATTTGAAAATGAATAG
- a CDS encoding alpha-amylase, producing MNPTMIQFFHWYSEGDGKLWKEAEKQAGYLAKLGITSVWFPPAYKGTNGGYSIGYDAYDLYDLGEFDQKGTIPTKYGTKNDYTKAIKALKKQNIQVIVDIVLGHKAGGDELEKFKVVKVDEENREKVISDVIEIESYTKFTFPGREKKYSDFEWNFTCFSGVDYAEGMDSHIFKIQSEYGNDWEEMIDDEKGNYDYLMYNDIEHRNPFVREELNNWAKWYFDQTDFDGVRLDALKHISFDFYKEWLTLLRSNSGKNIFAVGEYWAPGYLHLLQKYIEVTDGCMSLFDSSLQNNFHTASREGGSYDLRRIFDETLTQADPMHSVSLVANHDTQPLQDLEAPVDPWFKPLAYAFILLRKDGYPCIFYPDLYGAHYVDKDREGNDQEIFMPKVDGIEELLIARKEHAYGDQQDYFEDANCLGWVRTGDDQHPGCAVVLSNKDSYNKPMEVGQLYAGKKFKDLLKRFKEKVTIDENGWGDFPVPAGNVSVWIPE from the coding sequence ATGAACCCAACCATGATTCAGTTTTTCCACTGGTATTCTGAAGGCGACGGAAAATTGTGGAAAGAAGCCGAAAAACAGGCCGGATACTTAGCAAAACTTGGAATTACTTCTGTATGGTTTCCTCCAGCCTATAAAGGGACAAACGGCGGTTATTCTATCGGATATGATGCCTATGATCTGTATGATCTGGGAGAGTTTGATCAAAAGGGAACTATTCCCACAAAATATGGCACTAAAAACGATTATACAAAAGCCATTAAGGCCTTAAAGAAACAAAATATACAAGTGATTGTAGATATTGTTCTTGGGCATAAAGCCGGTGGCGATGAGCTGGAAAAATTCAAAGTGGTAAAAGTAGATGAAGAGAACAGGGAGAAAGTTATCTCCGACGTCATCGAAATTGAATCTTACACCAAATTCACTTTTCCCGGAAGAGAAAAAAAATATTCTGATTTTGAATGGAATTTCACCTGTTTCAGTGGTGTGGATTACGCTGAAGGTATGGATTCCCATATCTTCAAAATACAGTCTGAATATGGAAATGACTGGGAAGAAATGATTGATGATGAAAAAGGAAATTATGATTACCTGATGTATAATGACATTGAGCACCGAAATCCTTTTGTACGGGAAGAGCTCAATAATTGGGCAAAATGGTATTTTGATCAGACAGATTTCGATGGCGTGAGACTGGATGCTTTAAAACATATTTCTTTTGATTTTTATAAGGAATGGCTTACGCTGCTTCGTTCCAATTCCGGAAAAAATATTTTCGCTGTAGGAGAATACTGGGCTCCAGGATATCTTCATCTGCTTCAAAAATATATTGAAGTAACGGATGGATGTATGAGTCTTTTTGACAGTTCGTTACAGAATAATTTCCATACGGCTTCCAGGGAAGGTGGTTCTTATGATCTCAGGAGAATTTTTGATGAAACCCTTACTCAGGCAGATCCTATGCATTCTGTAAGTTTGGTAGCCAATCATGATACACAGCCTTTACAGGATCTTGAAGCTCCTGTAGACCCATGGTTCAAACCTCTTGCCTATGCATTCATCTTATTAAGAAAAGACGGCTATCCATGTATATTTTATCCAGATCTTTATGGGGCTCATTATGTGGATAAAGATAGAGAAGGTAATGATCAGGAGATATTTATGCCCAAGGTAGACGGCATTGAAGAGTTATTAATAGCTCGGAAAGAGCATGCTTATGGTGACCAGCAGGATTATTTTGAGGATGCCAATTGCCTTGGGTGGGTTCGTACCGGTGATGATCAACATCCAGGATGTGCTGTTGTTTTGAGCAATAAAGATTCTTACAATAAGCCTATGGAAGTGGGACAGCTTTATGCCGGAAAAAAATTTAAAGACCTGTTGAAACGATTCAAAGAAAAAGTAACTATTGATGAAAACGGATGGGGAGATTTTCCAGTTCCGGCAGGAAATGTAAGTGTTTGGATTCCTGAATAA
- a CDS encoding carboxylesterase family protein: MTPNQQNTTFFETRFGKILALKEEGIIRARSIRYAYSERFKKPVAVEASLSSVIISPEKTPVCPQALSPLVEKMIGATPVEIFEPDESTQYLSITRPETVSENEKLPVVVWIHGGSHEIGCGDLATANPAEWVKEQHIIVVAVSYRLGLFGFLGGDETRPANLGLLDIIEALRWIKANIVDFSGDENNITLLGQSSGGDAIAHLMISEGVEDLFQRVIIQSAPLGLRQKRQKMSAEFLKKTEALKDETDVLKMVEGYKIFVPSIIKYGLKAAMPFGTQYGHFPLCKEEESVEMWKKNAQKFDVLIGLNNDETAFYLKTSEAVNKYFGKGFGLKLMDKAVEKTTALIYGNPAKQFAQTLTEAGGNVYLFRIHSKLKDNHIGAPHCIDLPLIFGNESAWKSSELLKDIPWNRIHENGKKLRTLWAEFARTGKISDTSERPEILELRKM; the protein is encoded by the coding sequence ATGACACCCAATCAGCAGAATACCACTTTTTTTGAGACCCGTTTCGGGAAAATTCTAGCATTAAAAGAAGAAGGAATTATCAGGGCAAGAAGTATCCGTTATGCTTATTCTGAAAGATTTAAAAAACCTGTTGCCGTAGAAGCTTCTTTATCTTCGGTAATTATTTCTCCTGAAAAAACTCCGGTTTGCCCACAGGCCTTAAGCCCGCTTGTGGAAAAGATGATTGGAGCAACTCCTGTTGAAATCTTTGAGCCCGATGAATCTACCCAATATCTTTCCATAACCCGTCCTGAAACAGTCTCTGAAAATGAAAAACTTCCTGTTGTAGTCTGGATTCATGGTGGATCTCATGAAATAGGCTGTGGTGATCTTGCTACTGCCAATCCTGCCGAATGGGTGAAAGAACAACATATCATTGTAGTTGCCGTCTCGTATCGCCTGGGATTATTCGGCTTTCTAGGTGGAGATGAAACAAGGCCTGCTAATCTTGGACTTTTGGATATAATCGAAGCATTGAGATGGATAAAGGCCAATATTGTAGATTTTAGTGGCGATGAAAACAATATTACCCTTCTCGGGCAATCTTCGGGAGGTGACGCGATTGCTCACCTGATGATTTCAGAAGGAGTGGAGGATTTATTTCAGCGTGTGATCATCCAGAGCGCTCCGTTGGGATTACGTCAGAAAAGACAGAAAATGTCCGCGGAATTTCTGAAAAAAACAGAAGCATTGAAAGATGAAACCGATGTTTTAAAAATGGTGGAAGGCTACAAAATATTTGTACCCTCTATAATAAAATACGGTTTGAAAGCTGCGATGCCCTTTGGTACACAATATGGACATTTTCCTTTGTGTAAAGAAGAAGAGTCGGTGGAGATGTGGAAAAAGAATGCTCAGAAATTTGATGTGCTCATTGGTTTAAATAATGATGAAACTGCTTTTTATCTCAAGACTTCCGAGGCTGTAAATAAATATTTCGGAAAAGGATTTGGTTTAAAACTCATGGATAAAGCAGTTGAAAAAACTACAGCACTTATCTATGGAAATCCGGCAAAGCAATTTGCTCAGACTCTGACTGAAGCCGGCGGAAATGTCTATCTCTTCAGAATTCATTCAAAATTGAAAGACAATCACATCGGAGCACCGCATTGTATTGACCTTCCTTTGATTTTTGGGAATGAATCTGCGTGGAAATCTTCCGAACTGCTGAAAGATATCCCTTGGAACCGTATTCATGAGAATGGTAAAAAGCTGAGGACTCTCTGGGCAGAATTTGCCAGAACTGGAAAAATATCTGATACCTCCGAAAGACCGGAAATCCTGGAACTCCGAAAAATGTAA
- a CDS encoding AraC family transcriptional regulator, whose translation MDNQEVEIYNTVSEYNKMANHETLHPLVSIIDFSKSDPICQYKRKFGFYTVFLKDVMCGDMQYGKHSYDYQEGTLVFIAPGQTYGIYNRDRFVQPAGFALIFHPDLIKGTNLGKNMKDYSFFSYDVHEALHLSEKEREVVLDCFKNIKLELEQAIDKHSKSLIVNNIELFLNYCMRFYDRQFITRDHINQGVIGKFENLVDDYLKSENPKNIGFPMVNYFAEKLNLSANYFGDLIKKELGISAQEFIHNKLIDIAKEQILDQAKTISEISYDLGFKYPQHFTRLFKTKVGISPSEYKILN comes from the coding sequence ATGGACAATCAGGAGGTTGAAATCTATAATACGGTCTCGGAATACAATAAAATGGCGAATCATGAAACCCTGCACCCGCTGGTAAGTATCATTGATTTTTCCAAATCTGATCCTATATGCCAGTATAAAAGAAAATTTGGGTTTTATACCGTTTTCCTGAAGGATGTTATGTGTGGAGATATGCAATATGGAAAGCACAGCTACGATTATCAGGAAGGGACTTTGGTTTTTATTGCTCCCGGACAGACCTATGGAATTTATAATAGAGACAGATTTGTTCAGCCTGCAGGTTTTGCCCTGATTTTTCATCCGGATTTAATCAAAGGAACCAACCTCGGTAAGAATATGAAAGACTATTCATTTTTCTCTTATGACGTACATGAAGCACTCCATCTCTCAGAAAAAGAAAGGGAAGTAGTACTGGATTGCTTTAAAAATATTAAGCTTGAACTGGAACAGGCTATTGATAAACACAGCAAATCTTTAATCGTTAATAATATTGAACTGTTTCTGAATTACTGTATGCGTTTTTATGACCGTCAGTTTATTACAAGAGACCATATCAATCAGGGAGTCATCGGAAAATTTGAAAATCTGGTCGATGATTATTTAAAATCTGAAAATCCTAAGAATATTGGTTTTCCGATGGTAAACTATTTTGCAGAGAAGCTGAACCTATCCGCCAATTATTTTGGAGACCTGATAAAAAAGGAACTGGGTATTTCCGCCCAGGAATTTATCCACAATAAACTTATTGATATTGCTAAAGAACAAATCCTGGATCAGGCAAAAACAATCAGTGAAATTTCCTATGATTTAGGGTTTAAATATCCACAACATTTTACAAGATTGTTCAAAACGAAAGTAGGCATTTCTCCAAGTGAATACAAAATCCTGAACTAA
- a CDS encoding cupin domain-containing protein encodes METFNTTIFPKGEKASSDYFSGGTAWVHILKPNEDNLNCQIGNVIFEPGCRNNWHSHGGGQILIVTSGTGYYQEKGKSAQVLNPGDVINIPPDTIHWHGAAPDSEFTHIAINPNTQNGIVEWLEPVTDEEYNNL; translated from the coding sequence ATGGAAACTTTTAATACAACCATTTTTCCAAAAGGAGAAAAAGCTTCTTCAGATTATTTCTCCGGAGGAACAGCGTGGGTTCATATTCTTAAACCCAATGAAGACAATCTGAACTGTCAGATTGGAAATGTCATTTTCGAGCCAGGATGCAGAAATAACTGGCATTCTCATGGAGGCGGACAGATTTTAATCGTAACTTCAGGAACAGGTTATTATCAGGAAAAAGGGAAATCTGCTCAGGTTTTAAATCCTGGAGATGTTATTAATATTCCTCCTGATACCATCCACTGGCATGGAGCTGCACCGGACAGTGAGTTTACTCATATTGCCATTAATCCTAATACTCAAAACGGTATTGTAGAATGGCTGGAGCCTGTAACGGATGAAGAATATAATAATTTATAA
- a CDS encoding NAD(P)-dependent alcohol dehydrogenase: MSTITVKAYGAESTTADLKEMNIVRREVTSKDVEIEILYCGVCHSDLHTARNDWGGSLYPVVPGHEIVGRITNVGSEVSKFKVGDLAGVGCIVDSCGHCDSCKHDLEQYCLNGFTGTYNGKDKHLGGHTFGGYSQKVVVDSHHVLKVPENLDLAAVAPLLCAGITTWSPLKHWNVGPGSKVAVVGLGGLGHMAIKLAKGLGAEVTLFSRTPGKTEDAKQLGADHVVISTDEAQMDSVKGKFDVIIDTVPYVHDINPYVTTLNISGTHVLVGYLGGLEPILNTVPMILGRKSVAGSVIGGIAETQELLDFCGEHNIVSEIEMIKMQEINEAYERMLKSDVRYRFVIDMQSL, encoded by the coding sequence ATGAGTACAATTACAGTAAAAGCTTATGGTGCAGAGTCTACCACAGCAGATCTGAAAGAAATGAATATTGTAAGAAGAGAAGTAACCTCAAAAGATGTAGAGATTGAAATTCTATACTGCGGGGTATGCCATTCTGATCTTCATACAGCAAGAAACGACTGGGGCGGATCTTTATACCCTGTAGTTCCGGGACATGAAATTGTAGGAAGAATTACCAATGTAGGAAGCGAAGTTTCCAAATTTAAAGTTGGAGATCTTGCAGGAGTGGGATGTATTGTAGACTCTTGCGGACATTGCGACAGCTGCAAGCATGATCTTGAACAATATTGTCTGAACGGATTCACCGGAACATACAATGGAAAAGACAAACATTTGGGAGGTCATACTTTTGGAGGATATTCTCAAAAAGTAGTTGTGGATTCTCACCATGTTTTAAAAGTACCTGAAAACCTTGACCTAGCAGCCGTAGCACCACTACTTTGTGCGGGTATTACAACCTGGTCACCTTTGAAACACTGGAATGTAGGTCCTGGTTCTAAAGTAGCTGTTGTAGGATTGGGGGGTCTTGGTCACATGGCTATTAAATTAGCAAAAGGACTGGGAGCTGAAGTTACTTTATTCTCAAGAACTCCGGGAAAAACTGAAGATGCAAAACAATTGGGTGCTGATCATGTTGTGATTTCTACAGATGAGGCACAAATGGATTCTGTAAAAGGGAAATTCGATGTGATTATTGACACGGTTCCTTATGTACATGACATCAATCCGTATGTGACTACTTTAAATATCAGTGGAACTCATGTTTTGGTAGGATATCTTGGAGGTTTAGAACCTATTCTGAATACAGTTCCTATGATTTTGGGAAGAAAGTCTGTAGCCGGTTCTGTAATTGGTGGTATTGCTGAAACTCAGGAATTACTGGATTTCTGTGGAGAGCACAATATTGTTTCGGAAATTGAAATGATCAAAATGCAGGAAATCAATGAAGCGTATGAAAGAATGCTGAAAAGTGATGTAAGATACCGTTTTGTTATTGACATGCAGTCTTTATAA
- a CDS encoding helix-turn-helix domain-containing protein produces the protein MTAIKESSTIQENKKTVQDCPVMYVMERIGGFWKPIILFNLSTGEKRYSELKKAIPAVTEKMLIQHLKQLETDGLIIRTAKPVVPPHVTYKLSDAGNELAPVIDAMAAWAFQDMERNDNKCAEGNRYMMNQDQNAFSLNLKK, from the coding sequence ATGACAGCCATCAAAGAAAGCTCAACCATTCAGGAAAATAAAAAAACAGTACAGGATTGTCCTGTAATGTACGTTATGGAAAGAATTGGCGGATTCTGGAAACCGATTATCCTGTTTAATCTTTCCACAGGTGAAAAAAGATACAGTGAATTGAAAAAAGCAATTCCTGCCGTAACAGAAAAAATGCTCATCCAACATCTGAAACAGTTGGAAACAGATGGATTGATTATAAGAACCGCAAAGCCCGTAGTACCTCCTCATGTGACCTATAAGTTAAGTGATGCAGGTAATGAACTGGCTCCTGTTATTGATGCTATGGCTGCATGGGCTTTTCAGGATATGGAAAGAAATGATAACAAATGTGCTGAAGGAAACCGATATATGATGAATCAGGATCAGAACGCTTTTAGCCTAAACCTGAAAAAATAA
- a CDS encoding NAD(P)H-binding protein, whose translation MKIVITGSLGNVAKPLAQQLIAEGHHITVVSSSNARKHDIESLGATPAIGSITDVQFLTQTFEGADAVFVMTPPAISPNKIVENTTNAGKNYAKAIKNANIKRAVMLSSVGAESPVENGPIAGLHNIEKIYNEVENTSFTFLRAGYFYNNFFNDIPLIQNAGIIGGNYPADIEVPVVHPNDIAQAAAEELVKEENTNNIRYIVSDVRKASDFAKVLGTSVNKPELPWVEFSDEDSLNGMLQAGLPEDMAHLYVEMGRGIRTGVVQKDFIDHNSPVTGNVKLEDFAKEFSSKF comes from the coding sequence ATGAAAATTGTAATCACAGGATCACTAGGAAATGTTGCTAAACCATTAGCACAACAATTAATTGCCGAAGGACACCATATTACGGTAGTCAGCAGCAGCAATGCAAGAAAACATGATATTGAATCTCTTGGAGCCACTCCAGCCATAGGTTCTATCACAGACGTTCAGTTTTTAACTCAGACATTTGAGGGAGCAGATGCTGTTTTTGTAATGACTCCTCCTGCTATCAGCCCGAATAAGATTGTGGAGAACACAACCAATGCCGGAAAAAATTATGCTAAAGCTATAAAGAATGCCAATATAAAAAGAGCTGTAATGCTAAGCAGTGTAGGCGCTGAATCTCCGGTAGAAAATGGCCCTATTGCAGGTCTTCACAATATTGAAAAAATATATAACGAAGTAGAAAATACTTCTTTCACTTTTTTAAGAGCCGGATATTTTTATAATAATTTTTTCAACGATATTCCTTTGATTCAAAATGCTGGAATTATTGGAGGAAATTATCCTGCAGATATTGAAGTACCCGTTGTACATCCCAATGATATTGCCCAAGCAGCCGCTGAAGAACTGGTAAAAGAAGAAAATACAAACAACATCCGATATATTGTAAGTGATGTAAGAAAAGCTTCTGATTTTGCGAAGGTCCTGGGAACTTCTGTTAATAAACCTGAGCTTCCATGGGTAGAATTCTCTGATGAAGATTCTTTAAATGGAATGCTTCAAGCCGGATTACCTGAAGATATGGCTCATCTTTATGTTGAAATGGGTAGAGGAATAAGAACCGGGGTTGTTCAGAAGGATTTTATTGATCACAATTCTCCTGTTACAGGTAATGTAAAGCTAGAGGATTTTGCTAAAGAGTTTTCTTCTAAGTTTTAA
- a CDS encoding ectonucleotide pyrophosphatase/phosphodiesterase: MKRGIHLLLLLISFTAFAQQINIDTAQVIIPGRQNSTEAQSKPYVIMISTDGFRYDYAQKYNAENLLKLANGGVKAEAMIPSYPSITFPNHWSLITGLYPSHHGLIDNFFYDYKRKEGYAMSNKKNAEDGSWYGGTPLWGLAEKQGMVSASLMWVGSASDAGGMRPSYYYPYHEKFSPSEKVEKVVNWLKLPEDKRPHFISLYFPEVDGSGHHYGPDSKETENAVHLIDQAIGDLVQKVNDLGLKNVNFIFVSDHGMIKVDGGTPLEIPAVLFDKNRFDFYNSQTLLRVYVKNPDEVKKVYKQLKAQKTDDYEVYLDKKLPKYLHFATRDDQYNRIGQILLIPKAPKIFLEKGKKTSVGKHGYNPKVVPEMKATFFAWGPEFKNNLVIDEFANINVYPLAAEILGLKIDQPIDGKLKVLKETLKDKK, translated from the coding sequence ATGAAGCGAGGAATCCATTTATTACTGCTGCTAATTTCCTTTACGGCTTTTGCGCAACAGATCAATATTGATACAGCCCAAGTGATTATCCCTGGTAGACAGAACAGCACAGAAGCACAGTCAAAACCTTATGTGATTATGATATCTACAGACGGTTTCCGTTATGATTATGCACAGAAGTACAATGCTGAAAACCTTTTGAAACTGGCCAATGGCGGTGTGAAGGCTGAAGCAATGATTCCAAGCTATCCAAGTATTACTTTCCCAAATCACTGGAGCTTAATTACCGGACTTTATCCTTCTCATCATGGTTTGATCGATAACTTTTTCTATGATTACAAGAGAAAAGAAGGGTATGCCATGAGCAATAAAAAAAATGCTGAAGACGGAAGCTGGTATGGAGGAACTCCACTTTGGGGACTTGCTGAAAAACAGGGAATGGTATCAGCCTCTTTAATGTGGGTAGGATCTGCCAGTGATGCCGGAGGAATGAGACCTTCTTATTATTATCCTTATCACGAAAAATTTTCTCCTTCCGAAAAAGTAGAAAAAGTGGTGAACTGGCTGAAATTACCGGAAGATAAAAGACCTCATTTTATATCATTATATTTCCCGGAAGTAGACGGAAGCGGGCATCATTATGGTCCGGATAGCAAAGAAACAGAAAATGCTGTTCATCTGATAGATCAGGCAATTGGTGATCTTGTTCAGAAAGTAAATGATTTAGGATTAAAAAATGTCAACTTTATATTTGTGTCTGACCACGGAATGATCAAAGTAGACGGTGGTACACCTTTAGAAATCCCGGCTGTTCTTTTTGATAAAAACAGATTTGATTTTTACAATTCCCAAACCTTGTTAAGAGTTTATGTTAAAAATCCGGATGAGGTAAAGAAGGTTTACAAACAACTGAAAGCTCAGAAAACAGACGATTACGAAGTATATCTTGACAAAAAACTTCCTAAATACCTGCACTTTGCAACAAGAGACGACCAATACAACAGAATAGGACAGATTCTTCTGATCCCGAAAGCACCAAAAATATTCCTGGAAAAAGGCAAGAAAACATCTGTTGGAAAGCACGGTTATAACCCTAAAGTTGTTCCGGAAATGAAGGCTACTTTCTTTGCCTGGGGACCGGAATTTAAAAACAATCTTGTTATTGACGAATTTGCCAATATCAATGTCTATCCTCTGGCTGCAGAAATTTTAGGATTAAAAATTGATCAGCCCATTGATGGAAAACTGAAAGTTTTAAAGGAAACCCTGAAAGACAAGAAATAG
- a CDS encoding GNAT family N-acetyltransferase produces the protein MEFKTLANITIDELLSVFNHSFSDYVIPFHLTKEVLISKIATEKLDMNLSAGAFDDGKLVGFILQSEKVENGEKIIYNGGTGVVPESRGKGLVRKMYDFIIPVLKERNANTLLLEVIEGNQPAIRAYENLGFAIVRRLLCFNGSIQQGKENAEVSIRDLKDFQWDLLCSFWDIEPSWQGSVFVLEPMPENYVTLGSYDGEKLVGYIIYGPAAKKIYQFAVDKNYRNRGIGTKLFNAVKEKNGGQTIALNNVDDSSENTSQFLSEKVGLNNWLSQFEMKRPI, from the coding sequence ATGGAATTCAAAACATTAGCCAATATCACAATAGACGAACTTTTATCAGTATTCAATCATTCATTTTCAGATTATGTTATTCCTTTTCACTTAACGAAAGAGGTGCTTATCTCAAAAATTGCAACAGAAAAATTAGATATGAACTTATCTGCCGGAGCTTTTGATGATGGAAAATTGGTAGGTTTTATTCTTCAGTCTGAAAAAGTTGAAAATGGGGAGAAAATTATATACAATGGCGGGACAGGAGTAGTTCCTGAAAGCAGAGGTAAAGGATTGGTAAGAAAAATGTATGACTTTATTATTCCCGTTTTAAAAGAAAGAAATGCAAATACATTACTGCTTGAAGTTATTGAAGGAAATCAGCCTGCAATCAGGGCATATGAAAACCTGGGTTTTGCAATTGTCCGAAGATTACTTTGTTTTAACGGAAGTATTCAACAGGGAAAAGAAAATGCTGAGGTTTCTATTAGGGATCTGAAAGACTTTCAATGGGATCTGCTATGCTCTTTCTGGGATATTGAACCTTCATGGCAGGGATCTGTTTTCGTATTGGAACCGATGCCGGAAAACTATGTGACTTTAGGATCTTATGACGGAGAGAAGCTTGTAGGATATATTATTTATGGCCCAGCTGCGAAAAAAATATATCAGTTTGCAGTAGATAAGAATTACAGAAATCGTGGAATTGGAACAAAGCTTTTTAACGCTGTTAAAGAAAAAAATGGAGGGCAAACTATAGCCTTGAATAACGTAGATGACTCTTCAGAAAACACCAGCCAATTTCTTAGTGAAAAAGTAGGACTGAACAATTGGCTGTCACAGTTTGAAATGAAAAGACCTATTTAA
- a CDS encoding T9SS type A sorting domain-containing protein — protein sequence MKKTLLALSLVLANFAWAQFSSGTVNLPATSMTVKLDTTPTGATITVTGDSNSMLGIGFGSVGMAAGSDGFIYNSSTNRDYTFPGPMMPPTIDPSQDWTETSNTISGSTRTVVATRSLAGGTGDFAIANAAGAINIFYARKTGTGIGYHDAGRGYATLTMTTASLSTNEIAANSKKVSLYPNPAKSTVNFKNVDKIKSIDIYEATGRKVKSVKPEGESISVEDLRSGSYYLEIQLKDGTTSYEKLIKE from the coding sequence ATGAAAAAAACTCTACTAGCACTTAGTTTAGTTCTTGCAAATTTTGCATGGGCACAGTTTTCATCAGGAACGGTAAATTTACCGGCAACTTCCATGACGGTGAAATTAGACACAACTCCTACCGGAGCAACAATTACAGTAACAGGTGACAGCAACTCTATGTTAGGAATTGGTTTTGGAAGTGTAGGGATGGCAGCAGGTTCAGATGGATTTATATACAATTCATCTACCAATAGAGACTATACATTCCCCGGTCCTATGATGCCTCCAACCATTGATCCTTCACAGGACTGGACAGAAACTTCTAACACTATTTCAGGATCTACAAGAACTGTTGTAGCAACAAGAAGCCTTGCCGGAGGTACTGGTGATTTTGCTATTGCCAATGCTGCGGGAGCTATTAACATCTTTTATGCGAGAAAAACAGGCACAGGTATTGGTTACCATGATGCAGGAAGAGGATATGCAACATTAACGATGACTACAGCCTCTTTATCAACCAATGAAATTGCTGCCAATAGCAAGAAAGTAAGTCTTTACCCAAATCCTGCTAAATCAACAGTAAACTTCAAAAACGTTGATAAGATAAAATCCATTGATATTTACGAAGCAACTGGCAGAAAGGTTAAATCAGTGAAACCGGAAGGCGAAAGCATCAGTGTTGAAGATTTAAGATCAGGAAGTTATTACCTTGAAATTCAGCTTAAAGATGGAACTACATCTTACGAAAAACTTATTAAAGAATAA